From a region of the Candidatus Pelagibacter sp. FZCC0015 genome:
- the prfA gene encoding peptide chain release factor 1, producing the protein MIPSKTIEELIEKHSVLEKELSSGEIDKKLFAEKSKEYSDINEIIDVAKKYISFEKDKQELEKILNDQTSDNELKKMAETELTDLNLQNEIDEKKLKLFLLPKDEADKKNAIIEIRAGTGGLEASLFASDLFKMYEKVSHKKKWTLELISISRSDAGGLKEVIASIKGSNIYSTLKYESGVHRVQRVPDTETQGRVHTSAATVAVLPEAEEVDLKINDSDLRIDVFRAGGPGGQSVNTTDSAVRITHIPTGLSVSQQDEKSQHKNKAKGMKILRARLYELERSRIDQERSQDRKTKIGTGDRSERIRTYNFPQGRVTDHRINLTLHKLDEFLEGEAFDEMIESLTLQAQEESLSNLK; encoded by the coding sequence ATGATTCCATCAAAAACAATTGAAGAGCTAATTGAAAAACATTCAGTTTTAGAAAAAGAACTTTCTTCAGGGGAAATAGATAAAAAATTGTTTGCAGAAAAATCTAAAGAGTATTCAGATATTAACGAAATTATAGATGTTGCAAAAAAATATATTTCTTTTGAAAAAGATAAACAGGAATTAGAGAAAATTTTAAATGACCAAACATCAGATAATGAACTAAAAAAAATGGCTGAAACAGAATTAACTGATTTAAATTTACAAAATGAAATTGATGAAAAAAAATTGAAATTATTTTTATTACCAAAAGATGAAGCAGATAAAAAAAATGCGATTATTGAAATTAGAGCAGGAACTGGTGGTTTAGAGGCAAGTTTATTTGCTTCTGACTTATTTAAAATGTATGAAAAAGTTAGTCATAAAAAAAAATGGACTTTAGAATTAATATCAATTTCAAGAAGTGATGCAGGAGGTTTAAAAGAGGTTATAGCTTCTATTAAAGGAAGTAATATTTATTCTACTTTAAAATATGAAAGTGGAGTGCATAGGGTTCAAAGAGTTCCAGATACAGAAACCCAGGGTAGGGTACACACATCGGCAGCAACAGTAGCAGTTTTACCTGAAGCCGAGGAAGTTGATTTAAAAATTAACGACTCAGATTTAAGAATTGATGTTTTTAGAGCAGGAGGTCCAGGTGGACAATCGGTTAATACAACAGATAGTGCAGTTAGAATTACTCATATACCAACAGGTTTATCTGTATCTCAACAAGATGAAAAATCACAACATAAAAATAAAGCCAAAGGTATGAAAATTTTAAGAGCACGTTTATATGAATTGGAAAGGTCAAGAATAGACCAAGAGAGATCTCAAGATCGAAAGACAAAAATTGGTACAGGGGACAGATCAGAAAGAATAAGAACTTATAACTTTCCTCAAGGCAGAGTTACAGATCATAGAATAAATTTAACTCTTCATAAATTAGATGAATTTTTAGAAGGAGAGGCATTTGATGAAATGATTGAATCTTTGACACTACAAGCGCAAGAGGAAAGTCTTAGCAATTTAAAATAA
- a CDS encoding M23 family metallopeptidase: MLKNLQNKIKKNFEIFGLIILIFFTAIFTSYFNYKKNLNDKVYNNFIDNIYFKKTLSHLIDNLEPKYKKVKHKIRAGETFDKILESYSIEKSEINKIKNSLKKKVNLNKLNTKQIIQFSLDKTNNKIEEFIYQISNTQKIYLKRNIQQDDFDKEVVSIKLEKEIIYKENLIEQSLYKAATDQKIPANIIIEFAGIYGFQVDFQRDIRKNDKFQIMYEIFLNEKNDIAETGEILFANLKLSGQDNNLYYFDHKDSQGHYDQNGKSVKKALMKTPINGARLSSSFGMRKHPIDGYNKMHRGTDFAAPMGTPIMASGDGIVKKAGWCGGGGNCVKIKHNSTYQTVYAHMSKFARGIKPGVRVKQGQTIGYVGSTGKSTGPHLHYEVIVNGKKVNSQKLKLPSGKILKGKERKLFETKRIKLDVLKSEKILGIN, translated from the coding sequence ATGCTAAAAAATTTACAAAATAAAATTAAAAAAAATTTTGAAATTTTTGGGCTAATAATCTTAATTTTTTTTACAGCTATTTTTACAAGCTATTTTAACTATAAAAAAAATTTAAATGATAAAGTTTATAATAATTTTATTGATAACATTTATTTTAAAAAAACTTTAAGTCACTTAATAGACAATCTTGAACCAAAATATAAAAAAGTTAAACATAAGATTAGAGCTGGAGAAACCTTTGATAAAATTTTAGAAAGCTATTCAATTGAAAAATCTGAAATAAATAAAATTAAAAATTCTCTTAAAAAAAAAGTTAATCTTAATAAGTTAAATACAAAACAGATAATTCAATTTAGTCTTGATAAAACAAATAATAAAATTGAAGAATTTATATATCAAATTTCAAATACTCAAAAGATTTATCTAAAAAGAAACATTCAACAAGATGATTTTGACAAGGAGGTTGTCTCGATTAAATTAGAAAAAGAAATTATTTATAAAGAAAACTTAATTGAACAAAGTTTATATAAAGCAGCCACTGATCAAAAAATACCTGCAAATATAATTATAGAATTTGCAGGAATTTATGGATTTCAAGTTGATTTTCAAAGAGATATTCGAAAAAATGATAAATTTCAAATTATGTATGAAATTTTCTTAAATGAAAAAAATGATATTGCTGAAACAGGAGAAATTCTTTTTGCAAACCTTAAGTTAAGTGGACAAGATAATAATTTATATTATTTTGACCACAAAGATAGTCAAGGCCACTATGACCAAAATGGTAAGAGTGTAAAAAAAGCTTTAATGAAAACTCCAATTAATGGAGCAAGGCTCTCTTCATCATTTGGAATGCGAAAACATCCAATAGATGGTTACAACAAAATGCATCGTGGAACAGATTTTGCTGCTCCTATGGGAACACCCATAATGGCATCAGGTGATGGAATTGTTAAAAAAGCTGGTTGGTGTGGAGGAGGCGGTAACTGTGTTAAAATCAAACACAACTCAACATATCAAACTGTTTATGCTCATATGTCAAAATTTGCTAGAGGTATAAAACCTGGGGTAAGAGTTAAACAAGGTCAAACTATTGGTTATGTTGGCTCTACAGGTAAATCAACAGGTCCACATTTGCATTATGAAGTAATTGTAAATGGAAAAAAAGTTAATTCACAAAAATTAAAACTTCCCTCAGGTAAAATCTTAAAAGGAAAAGAAAGAAAACTATTTGAAACTAAAAGAATTAAGTTAGACGTTCTTAAATCTGAAAAAATACTTGGAATAAACTAA
- the prmC gene encoding peptide chain release factor N(5)-glutamine methyltransferase gives MNINLAINEGSKILKKKFITNPLLDAEILMAKTINKDRNYILLNSSNSINKNDLNNFYKLIEQRSLGNPVAYLIKKKSFWKSEFFITKGALIPRPDTELVVENILRLTKQKSKINILDIGVGSGCIIVSILKERENFRGTGIDLSKKCLIISKKNAIAQKVSSRLKLYKSDVDKFNLGKYDLIVSNPPYIKTCKFKYLEKDVAEFEPRLALDGGLDGLSEIRKVIKKSSELIKKNGKLILEIGFDQKNKVKNLLKKEGFYIDSTQKDLADNDRCIISTKI, from the coding sequence ATGAATATTAATTTGGCTATTAATGAGGGTTCAAAAATTTTAAAGAAAAAATTTATAACCAACCCTCTATTAGATGCTGAAATTTTGATGGCAAAAACGATTAATAAAGATAGGAATTATATATTACTTAATTCTAGTAATTCTATTAATAAAAATGATTTAAATAATTTTTATAAGTTAATTGAACAAAGATCTTTAGGAAACCCAGTAGCATATTTAATTAAAAAAAAGTCTTTTTGGAAATCAGAGTTTTTTATTACAAAAGGCGCATTAATACCAAGGCCTGATACTGAGTTGGTTGTTGAAAATATATTAAGATTAACAAAACAAAAAAGTAAAATTAATATTTTAGATATAGGTGTTGGTTCAGGCTGTATTATTGTATCAATTTTAAAGGAGAGAGAAAATTTTCGTGGAACCGGTATAGATTTAAGTAAAAAATGTTTAATTATAAGTAAAAAAAATGCAATAGCTCAGAAAGTTAGTTCTAGATTAAAATTATATAAATCAGATGTTGACAAATTCAATTTAGGTAAATATGATTTGATCGTATCTAATCCTCCTTATATTAAAACATGTAAGTTTAAATATTTGGAAAAAGATGTTGCTGAGTTTGAGCCAAGACTAGCGTTAGATGGTGGATTAGATGGTTTATCAGAAATCAGAAAAGTAATTAAAAAATCTTCTGAACTGATAAAAAAAAACGGTAAACTTATTTTAGAGATAGGATTTGATCAAAAAAATAAAGTTAAAAATTTATTAAAAAAAGAAGGTTTTTATATAGATAGTACCCAAAAAGATCTTGCAGATAATGATAGGTGTATAATTAGTACAAAAATATAA
- a CDS encoding acylneuraminate cytidylyltransferase family protein, with product MNKKRTQIIGLIPAKKNSQDLKNKNLKKLNNFSLFELAILAAKKSKFINKIYLSSDSKKILNRGKKYKINLVKRKKSLSTNSATANSLILDFINHNLKNNNKNCLIVYLQPTSPFRNNIHIDEAINKLVKKKLRSVLSVNENKNFFKSFKKNKDTLSPFFEDKYVTNNRQNLKKIYSPNGAIYIFYASDFIKNKKLSFIKSGYYLMNRIDSIDIDDKEDYELAKFLSKKYLKIKK from the coding sequence ATGAATAAAAAAAGAACTCAAATTATTGGTCTTATACCAGCTAAAAAAAACTCACAAGACCTTAAAAATAAAAATTTAAAAAAATTAAATAACTTTTCATTGTTTGAATTGGCTATTTTAGCTGCAAAAAAATCAAAATTTATTAATAAAATTTATTTATCATCAGACTCAAAAAAAATATTAAATAGAGGTAAAAAATATAAAATTAACTTAGTTAAAAGAAAAAAGTCACTTAGCACAAACTCTGCCACTGCAAACTCATTGATACTTGATTTTATAAATCATAATTTAAAAAATAATAATAAAAATTGTTTAATCGTTTATCTTCAACCAACATCACCTTTTAGAAATAATATTCATATTGATGAAGCTATAAATAAGTTGGTTAAAAAAAAATTGAGATCTGTATTAAGTGTAAATGAAAATAAAAACTTTTTTAAGTCATTTAAAAAGAACAAGGATACTTTAAGTCCTTTTTTTGAAGATAAATACGTTACAAATAATCGACAAAATTTAAAGAAAATTTATTCACCAAATGGGGCAATATATATTTTCTATGCAAGTGATTTTATTAAAAATAAAAAATTATCTTTTATTAAATCTGGATATTATCTGATGAATAGAATAGATAGTATTGATATAGATGATAAAGAAGATTATGAATTAGCAAAATTTCTTAGTAAAAAATATTTAAAAATTAAAAAATGA
- the ispG gene encoding flavodoxin-dependent (E)-4-hydroxy-3-methylbut-2-enyl-diphosphate synthase — MSLRPFRNIYRKKTKVINVGDVKVGGDNPISVQSMTNTLTTDVSATIKQIQEIHQEGADIVRVSCPDEESSKALKEITKNVQIPVIADIHFHYKRAIEAAENGAKCLRINPGNIGDKKKIYDVLKAAKDNDCSIRIGVNAGSLERDILEKYKEPCPEALVESALRNIKILEDENFFNFKVSVKSSDVFLSIAAYRQLSKVMNYPLHLGITEAGGFVTGSVKSAIGLGSLLLDGIGDTIRVSLSDDPVKEVKIGNEILKSLGLRNRGVKIISCPSCARQAFQVIDTVKILEEKLSHIKTPITLSIIGCVVNGPGEAALTDIGITGGGKGNNMLYLSGVQSEKVLTSEIINKVISEVEKKAAEIENK; from the coding sequence ATGAGCCTTAGGCCTTTTAGAAATATTTATAGAAAAAAAACTAAAGTAATTAATGTAGGTGATGTAAAAGTTGGAGGGGATAATCCAATTTCAGTACAATCTATGACCAACACATTGACAACTGATGTGTCGGCAACAATAAAACAAATTCAAGAAATTCATCAGGAAGGTGCCGATATTGTAAGAGTGTCTTGTCCAGATGAAGAGTCTTCAAAAGCTTTAAAAGAAATCACCAAAAATGTTCAAATTCCTGTAATTGCTGATATCCATTTTCATTATAAAAGAGCAATTGAAGCTGCAGAAAATGGTGCGAAGTGTCTAAGAATTAATCCAGGAAATATTGGTGATAAAAAAAAAATTTATGATGTTTTAAAAGCCGCAAAAGATAATGATTGTTCAATTAGAATAGGCGTTAATGCTGGATCTTTAGAAAGAGATATTCTTGAAAAATATAAAGAACCATGTCCAGAGGCATTGGTAGAAAGTGCTTTGAGAAATATAAAAATTTTAGAGGATGAAAATTTTTTTAATTTTAAAGTAAGTGTTAAATCTTCAGATGTATTTTTATCAATTGCAGCTTACAGACAACTTTCTAAGGTCATGAATTATCCATTACATTTAGGAATAACAGAAGCAGGAGGTTTTGTTACTGGCAGTGTTAAGTCTGCTATAGGTCTTGGATCACTTCTTTTGGATGGTATTGGTGACACCATAAGGGTATCTTTATCTGATGACCCTGTAAAAGAGGTTAAAATTGGAAATGAAATTTTAAAGTCTTTAGGATTAAGAAACAGAGGGGTGAAAATTATATCTTGCCCATCATGTGCAAGGCAAGCTTTCCAAGTAATTGATACGGTAAAAATACTTGAGGAAAAATTATCCCACATAAAAACCCCAATAACGCTGTCTATTATAGGCTGTGTTGTGAATGGCCCAGGCGAAGCTGCTTTGACTGATATTGGTATAACTGGCGGTGGAAAAGGAAATAATATGCTTTATTTATCAGGTGTCCAAAGTGAAAAAGTTTTAACTAGCGAGATTATAAATAAAGTAATTTCAGAAGTTGAAAAAAAGGCAGCAGAAATAGAAAATAAATAA
- a CDS encoding DUF4167 domain-containing protein, with the protein MVTFRNNNNNNRRGSFRRNTRSFKSNGDTPKFNSNFSNNDNFKRKAPGRNNHNAPKLIEKYNDLAREALSNGDKILSENYLQHADHFTRILNERENFRKDKFLENNSENNSEVSEENTENSKKPHDKDLVNNSGDENKIQKETKSQVEII; encoded by the coding sequence ATGGTAACATTCAGAAATAATAACAATAACAATAGAAGAGGTAGCTTTAGAAGAAATACTAGAAGTTTTAAATCTAATGGTGATACCCCGAAATTTAATTCTAACTTTTCAAATAACGATAATTTCAAGAGAAAAGCTCCTGGAAGAAATAATCATAATGCACCAAAATTAATTGAAAAATACAATGATTTAGCAAGGGAAGCTCTATCAAATGGAGATAAAATTTTATCTGAGAATTATTTACAGCACGCAGATCACTTTACGAGAATACTTAATGAAAGAGAGAACTTTAGAAAAGATAAGTTTTTAGAAAACAATTCTGAAAATAATTCTGAAGTTTCTGAAGAAAATACAGAAAATTCTAAAAAACCCCATGATAAAGATTTAGTTAATAATTCTGGTGATGAAAATAAAATCCAAAAAGAAACAAAATCCCAAGTAGAAATAATTTAG
- the hisH gene encoding imidazole glycerol phosphate synthase subunit HisH has protein sequence MKSVTIVDYGMGNIKSLFNCLKFLGYNPVFFSEQKNIKSNICILPGVGAFNQAMKLIKEKQILNELKSYTNNKDNILMGICLGMQLFFEESSENYNTTGLGMINGKVKKLSNSENDILPNVGWFETNIKPNKTFDYLKQFDKQKFYYVHSYIAEPVDSKNQIATSVYNDKNFCAMTIKNSNIIGTQFHPEKSSKIGLDFLETLIKNSIN, from the coding sequence ATGAAATCAGTAACTATTGTTGATTATGGAATGGGCAATATAAAGAGCCTCTTCAACTGTTTAAAGTTTCTAGGGTATAACCCAGTTTTTTTTTCTGAACAAAAAAATATAAAATCAAATATATGTATTTTACCTGGTGTTGGTGCTTTTAATCAAGCGATGAAATTAATTAAAGAAAAACAAATTTTAAACGAATTAAAATCCTATACAAATAATAAAGATAATATTCTGATGGGAATTTGTTTAGGAATGCAATTATTTTTTGAAGAAAGTTCAGAGAATTATAATACAACTGGTTTAGGAATGATAAATGGAAAAGTTAAAAAATTATCTAATAGTGAAAATGATATACTCCCTAATGTTGGATGGTTTGAAACCAATATTAAACCAAATAAAACATTTGATTACCTTAAACAATTCGATAAACAAAAATTTTATTATGTTCACTCTTATATTGCTGAACCAGTAGATAGTAAAAACCAAATTGCAACTTCTGTTTATAATGATAAAAATTTTTGTGCAATGACAATAAAAAATTCTAATATCATTGGAACTCAGTTTCATCCCGAAAAAAGTTCAAAAATTGGATTGGACTTTTTAGAAACATTAATTAAAAATTCTATAAACTAA
- the neuC gene encoding UDP-N-acetylglucosamine 2-epimerase, with the protein MKTITFITGTRADYGKIKSLILELQKKKFKFKTNLIITGMHNVRKYGHTIDEIEKDKIQNCYKFNNQSKNATMDIVLANTIKGISKFIQNNHTDLIVVHGDRVESLAGAITGCLNNIKVAHIEGGEISGTVDEILRHSISKLSHLHFVTNKIAKQRLLQMGEKSKNIFSIGSPDVDLILKKNLPNISEVKRRYNILFQNYAIFLFHPVTTELKKIKYQIKSFLKLIKKSKFNYVILLPNNDLGSEIILEQIFILKKKNFLNIKILPSMRFEYYLTLLKNSNFIMGNSSSGIMEAPYYGVPTIDFGSRQKNRAKLSSVISVNDFSKIDSLINKFKVKKYKFKPLHYFGTGNSHKKFLSILNQKRIWSIKNQKQFIQLNIKNF; encoded by the coding sequence GTGAAAACTATTACATTTATAACTGGTACTAGGGCTGATTATGGAAAAATTAAATCATTAATTTTAGAATTACAAAAAAAAAAGTTTAAATTCAAAACTAATTTAATAATTACAGGCATGCATAATGTTAGAAAATACGGGCATACTATAGATGAAATAGAAAAAGATAAGATTCAAAATTGCTATAAATTTAATAATCAGTCAAAAAATGCGACTATGGACATAGTACTGGCTAATACAATTAAGGGAATAAGCAAATTTATTCAAAATAATCATACAGATTTAATAGTTGTACATGGTGATAGAGTAGAATCTCTTGCTGGGGCAATTACTGGTTGTTTAAATAATATTAAAGTAGCTCATATTGAAGGAGGTGAAATTTCTGGAACTGTTGATGAAATCTTAAGACATTCTATATCTAAACTGTCACATTTGCACTTTGTAACAAATAAAATTGCAAAACAACGACTCCTACAAATGGGAGAAAAAAGCAAAAATATTTTTTCAATTGGATCTCCGGATGTAGATTTAATTTTAAAAAAAAATCTACCCAATATTTCCGAGGTAAAGAGAAGGTATAATATTTTGTTCCAAAATTATGCAATTTTTTTATTCCATCCAGTTACAACAGAGTTAAAAAAAATTAAGTATCAAATAAAATCATTTTTAAAGTTAATTAAAAAAAGCAAATTTAATTATGTAATTTTACTACCAAACAATGATCTTGGTAGCGAAATTATATTAGAACAAATTTTTATTTTAAAAAAAAAAAATTTCTTAAATATAAAAATTTTACCATCAATGAGATTTGAATATTACTTAACGTTATTAAAAAATTCAAATTTCATAATGGGAAACTCAAGCTCAGGAATTATGGAGGCACCGTATTATGGTGTGCCTACTATTGATTTTGGTTCTAGACAAAAAAATAGAGCCAAATTAAGTTCTGTAATTTCTGTAAATGATTTTTCAAAAATAGATAGCTTGATAAACAAGTTTAAAGTTAAAAAGTACAAATTTAAGCCACTTCATTATTTTGGTACTGGAAATAGTCATAAAAAGTTCTTATCAATTTTAAATCAGAAAAGAATTTGGAGTATTAAAAATCAAAAACAGTTTATTCAATTAAATATTAAAAATTTTTAA
- the hisF gene encoding imidazole glycerol phosphate synthase subunit HisF: MRTIARIDIKNNYVIKGINLEGLRKIGDPINIAKNYYSSGIDELLIIDSVASLYGRNNLFDLIKNITEDIFVPITLGGGIRSLKDIENALNSGADKVAINSKALENPDFLKEAVSNFGESTILVNIEAKKISEDKWEPYKFCGREKTNLDVKNWIKEIQSKGCGEILLTSIDKEGTETGFDIELIENVEKIIKKPLIASGGCGSLEHVEKLKTKFKNISVAIASVLHYKTLKISEIKKILS, encoded by the coding sequence ATGCGAACTATAGCAAGAATCGATATAAAAAATAATTATGTGATTAAAGGAATTAATCTTGAAGGATTAAGAAAAATTGGAGATCCCATAAATATCGCTAAAAATTATTACTCTAGTGGAATAGATGAGCTGTTAATAATTGACTCAGTGGCAAGCCTTTATGGAAGAAATAATTTATTTGATTTAATAAAAAATATTACAGAAGATATTTTTGTTCCAATCACTCTGGGAGGTGGCATTCGATCACTTAAAGACATAGAAAACGCTTTGAACTCAGGCGCTGATAAAGTAGCTATAAATTCTAAGGCTTTGGAAAATCCAGATTTTTTAAAAGAAGCAGTCTCAAATTTTGGTGAATCTACAATTTTGGTAAATATTGAGGCAAAAAAAATTTCAGAGGATAAATGGGAACCTTATAAATTTTGTGGAAGAGAAAAAACTAATCTTGATGTTAAAAATTGGATTAAGGAAATTCAGAGTAAGGGATGTGGAGAGATATTGTTAACTTCAATAGATAAAGAGGGAACCGAGACTGGTTTCGATATTGAATTAATAGAGAACGTTGAAAAAATTATAAAAAAACCATTAATTGCTTCAGGAGGTTGTGGTAGTTTAGAGCATGTTGAAAAATTAAAAACAAAATTTAAAAATATATCTGTAGCTATAGCTTCTGTTTTACACTACAAAACCTTAAAAATTTCTGAAATAAAAAAAATTTTATCATGA
- a CDS encoding N-acetyl sugar amidotransferase yields the protein MSKNFSMYGLPENVVFCSKCVMSNQRPQSVVEFKNISNQKSGLNIDENTSVCDACNYNETKKKIDWEKRENELIELLEKYRKPTGYDCIIPGSGGKDSAYTAHILKYKYGMNPLTITWAPHMYTDIGWKNFDNWIKIGGFDNILFTPNGKVHKLLTKLAFQNLLHPFQPFIIGQRIIGPLIALKFNIQLIFYGENQAEYGNAVEENANPQMDSKFFSKKNNSEIILGGEKLTNILKNFNFTLNDFEPYIAPKIEDLIEKKIEQRYLGYYLKWDPQECYYYAAKNTGFRPNTERTEGTYSKYSSIDDKIDPFHYFLTHVKFGLGRASYDAAQEIRNDKITRDEGINLVKKYDNEFPNKYFKEFLDYIGINEEEFFSTIDNFRSPHLWKKDGENWKLLQKIY from the coding sequence ATGTCAAAAAATTTTTCAATGTACGGATTGCCTGAAAATGTGGTGTTTTGTTCAAAATGTGTAATGAGTAATCAAAGACCTCAAAGTGTTGTTGAATTCAAGAATATTAGTAATCAAAAATCCGGTTTAAATATTGATGAAAATACTTCTGTCTGCGATGCATGTAATTATAATGAAACAAAAAAAAAAATTGATTGGGAAAAAAGAGAAAATGAATTAATTGAATTGTTAGAAAAATATAGAAAACCAACTGGTTATGATTGTATTATTCCAGGAAGTGGAGGTAAAGATAGTGCCTACACAGCACATATTCTAAAATATAAATATGGAATGAATCCATTAACCATTACATGGGCTCCACACATGTATACTGATATAGGATGGAAAAATTTTGATAACTGGATAAAAATAGGCGGCTTCGATAATATTCTTTTTACTCCAAATGGAAAAGTGCATAAACTTTTAACTAAATTAGCATTCCAAAATTTACTCCACCCATTTCAACCCTTTATTATCGGTCAAAGAATTATTGGGCCTTTAATAGCGTTAAAATTTAACATTCAACTTATTTTTTACGGGGAAAATCAAGCTGAGTATGGAAATGCAGTTGAGGAAAATGCAAACCCACAAATGGATAGCAAGTTTTTTTCCAAAAAAAATAATTCCGAAATAATACTTGGTGGAGAAAAATTGACTAATATTTTAAAAAATTTTAATTTCACATTAAATGATTTTGAGCCTTACATTGCACCTAAAATAGAAGATCTAATTGAAAAAAAAATAGAACAAAGATATTTAGGATATTATCTAAAGTGGGATCCTCAGGAATGTTATTACTATGCAGCTAAAAATACAGGCTTTAGACCAAATACGGAAAGAACTGAAGGAACTTACTCAAAATATTCTAGTATAGATGATAAAATTGATCCATTTCATTATTTCCTTACACATGTAAAATTTGGTTTAGGTAGAGCATCTTACGATGCTGCTCAAGAAATCAGAAATGATAAAATAACAAGAGATGAAGGAATTAATTTAGTTAAGAAATACGACAACGAATTTCCAAATAAATATTTTAAAGAATTCTTAGATTATATTGGAATTAATGAGGAAGAATTTTTCTCTACTATAGATAATTTCAGATCTCCACATCTTTGGAAAAAAGATGGTGAAAATTGGAAGCTTTTACAAAAAATATATTAA
- a CDS encoding N-acetylneuraminate synthase family protein, which yields MKFKIAGREIGNNKDPLIIAEIGINHNGNLDQAIAIADSAIKSGAEILKHQTHIPDEEMSLEAKRTIPGNSNKSIYSIIKQCALSETDEEKLMKYIKSKKKIFISTPFSKAAVDRLIRFGIPAFKIGSGEWNNLDLVKYVCKFKKPIIMSTGMSYLNELRKTVNYINNKKIPLALLHCTNVYPTPLQKSRLNSISLMKKTFKNNIIGYSDHTVGLHASYVALSLGAKIIEKHYVDTHDRKGPDVSCSMDKYQLQELLSASKFIPKSITGKKEPLKEEKVTMNFAFASVVSKIFINKGSSLNEKNICLKRPGNGDFLSKDFSKLIGKKAVVDIKKNIQIKKKYIK from the coding sequence ATGAAATTTAAAATTGCTGGAAGAGAGATTGGGAATAATAAAGATCCACTTATAATCGCCGAAATAGGAATTAATCATAATGGAAATTTAGACCAAGCTATAGCAATTGCAGATAGTGCCATTAAGTCAGGAGCAGAGATTTTAAAACATCAAACTCATATACCTGATGAGGAAATGTCATTGGAAGCTAAAAGAACAATTCCAGGTAATTCAAATAAATCAATTTATAGTATTATTAAGCAGTGTGCGCTTTCAGAGACTGATGAGGAGAAATTAATGAAATATATCAAATCAAAAAAAAAAATCTTTATTAGCACACCTTTTTCTAAGGCTGCTGTAGATAGATTGATTAGATTTGGTATTCCTGCATTTAAAATAGGATCAGGGGAATGGAATAACTTAGATTTAGTTAAGTATGTTTGTAAATTTAAAAAACCTATAATCATGAGCACAGGCATGAGTTATTTAAATGAACTTCGAAAAACAGTAAATTACATTAATAACAAAAAAATTCCTCTAGCACTCTTGCATTGTACGAATGTTTATCCGACACCCTTGCAAAAGAGTAGATTGAATTCGATTTCTTTAATGAAAAAAACCTTTAAGAATAATATTATAGGTTATTCAGATCATACAGTTGGTTTACATGCCTCTTACGTAGCACTAAGCTTAGGGGCCAAAATAATTGAAAAACATTATGTAGACACACATGACAGAAAAGGTCCAGATGTGTCTTGTTCAATGGATAAATATCAATTGCAAGAGTTACTTTCTGCTTCAAAATTTATACCAAAATCAATAACTGGTAAAAAGGAACCTTTAAAGGAAGAAAAGGTGACAATGAATTTTGCATTTGCATCAGTAGTTTCCAAAATTTTTATAAACAAAGGATCTTCCCTAAACGAAAAAAATATTTGTTTAAAAAGGCCTGGTAATGGAGATTTTCTTTCTAAAGATTTTAGTAAATTAATTGGAAAAAAAGCCGTAGTTGATATTAAAAAAAATATCCAAATTAAGAAAAAATATATTAAGTGA